TATTCTGGTTGTATTTCAGGTGCAATTTCAATCAAAACATATGAAGAATACTTAAAAGATGCAGGATTCATAGATATTCAAATTATTCCAAAAGATGAATCAAAAGAGTTTATTCGTGAATGGCAACCTAACTACGATTTAGAAAACTATATCGTATCTGCTATCATCCAAGCAAAGAAGGCATAAATTATGACTGTTAATCATTCCAGTACATTAACAATTGAGTATTTCCAGTCCTATATTCAATTAGTGATGAATAGTAGAGAACTTTCGCTTGAAGAAGCAACACAATTTATAGATCAATTCTTCTTTAGTGGTGACCTTTTAGTATACGGTACAGAGACAAAAAATAATTTTGAATTAGCGATTAATAGCTTTAAATAATAATTCAGTATCTAGCATTTAATTATTTCAGCAGTATGTTAACTATTCTTTTTGAATCATTACTCAAGCAAGGAGAAACTGAATAGATACTAATATTTATATATATTTGTAAAGTTTTGATGACTCTCTAATGGGCCATTTAATGGAATAACAGTAAATAAAATAGGCATGTAAAAAAACACCCCGCTGAATCGTATTAGATTGACTATACGATTCAGGGGGTTTTTCTTTTTAGAAGACATATGAAAAGTTAAAGTGTTTTTAACTCACACCAACCACTTTACTTCTTCTCTCTAAAAATATATTGTCCCGCCAGACCCCATCTCTTTTACCGATTTTTTCCCGAATACCTACAACTTTAAATCCATTTTTCTTATGTAAATGGATGCTTGCTTCATTTTCTAAAAAGATTTTTGCTTCTAAAGTCCAAAAGCCTTGTTCTTCTGATTTGTTGATTAAAGTTTGAAGAAGTAAGTTTCCGATTCCCTTACCCTTAGCATTTGGATGAATATATATACTAATTTCTCCTACACCGGAGTATACTTTTCTTAATGAAACTGGAGTAAGCTTACACCACCCTAAAATTGTTGATTCTTCATGTACGACTAATGAACATTCTAGATTCGCATTACTAATCCAATGTTCAAATGTAGAAGGAGCTTGTGTTTCAAAGGTTGCAATTCTCGTTGCAATACCTGCCTCGTAAATAAATTTAACCTGTTCCCAATCCTCATTTGTAACTTTTCTAATACTGATTGTCATTGTTACTAACCTCCAAATTTATGCATTAGGGAAGATTCGTTTTAATGCTTCTTTCATTTGTGGTTTTACTTTAATTTTAGGTCTAGCAGTCATGGCAATTTCTTCTGCTTCTTCAATTGTATCAGCCTTACCTAAAGTTAATAATGTACCAATTGCCACAGTTCCTGTGCGGTTACTTCCTCCTTGACAGTGGAAGTAAACATTCTTACCTTCATTATAAGCATTTACAACGTTCGTAATAGATTCTTTGATAGATTCATCTTGTTGATCTGCATCATCTACAATAGGACTGTGAATACGATTGTATTTTGTTTCTTCTTGTGGTGCTTCTGCTCTTAAATCGAAAATAGTATCTATTTTTTCATTTTCCATCACATCATTAATATCATCTGCCCCACCGATGAAAATTCGGCCATTTAATAATACATGATAATTTCTATTGGTCATTTTTTTAATCTCCAGTCTCATATTATTAGTGTTTATACTACCAATATAGATAAGCAATTGCTTATCTATATTTTAAAAGAAAACCAAGAGAAGAACTCTCTTGGCATTTAAATTATTATTCGCCTGTTTCAGCAAATCTTTTTATTCTTTCACCAACTTCATCACGAACACGCTGGAATACTGACCATTTTTCTTCATCTGTTCCTTGTGCTTTAGCTGGATCATCAAATCCCCAATGTTCACGTTTTACAGAAGGTGGTGTAACTGGGCATTTATCTGCTGCATCTCCACATAAGGTAACGACTAGATCCGCATTATTTAGAGTTTCAAAGTCAATAATATCCGACGTTTGATTCGAAATATCAATTCCAATTTCATTCATAGCTTTCACAGCATTAGGATTCAATCCATGTGCTTCAATTCCAGCACTTTTTACCTCCCATTCATCTGAAGGTAATACTTTCTTTGCCCAACCTTCTGCCATTTGGCTTCGACAAGAGTTTCCTGTACATAAGAAGTATAATGTTTTTTTCGCCATGTTGTAATTTCTCCTTTTATATCTTTCGACTTTAATAGTTACTTTAGTATGTCGCTATGTTCAACGTAATATAAATCGTCTAATAAGTCTTCATACTCAACCCCACAAGCCCAGGCTAAACGATGAATGAAGAACTTAGATGGTTCTGTTAAATTATTTTCTGTTTTAGAAAGATAGTCATCATTTATATTTAGTTTTTTTTCTAAATCTTGAATACTTAATCCTTTTTGTTCACGAAGTTTTTGAATGCGTGCTCCGAAATCATCTTTTCGTTTAAGGTAATTCAGTTTTGTATTATTAGCATCAAATGCAACTCCTGTGTCCCCTTGAATAAACTTTATAATAGTCGCTTCAATTTCATCTCTTATACGTCTAAATTCATCAAGTACTTCTTCCTCGGTTCCACGTGCCTTTGCAGGATCATCAAATGACCAATGATAATGGCCTGCTCTTGGTAGGATAGCCGGACAACCCTCTTTTGCATCTTTACATAGGGTAACAACAAAATCGACTTGAGTAATTAATTTCGCACTCACTACGTCTGATGTTTGATTAGAAATATCAATACCTTTTTCTTTCATGACTTCAACTGCTAATGGATGTAATCCTCTTGGTTCAATTCCAGCGCTATAAACATCATACCCGCTTCCTAAATATTTCTTTGCAAATCCTTCTGCCATTTGGCTTCTACAAGAGTTTCCTGTACATAAAAAATAAATTGATGCCATGTGTAATC
Above is a genomic segment from Lysinibacillus sp. PLM2 containing:
- the arsC_2 gene encoding protein ArsC codes for the protein MAKKTLYFLCTGNSCRSQMAEGWAKKVLPSDEWEVKSAGIEAHGLNPNAVKAMNEIGIDISNQTSDIIDFETLNNADLVVTLCGDAADKCPVTPPSVKREHWGFDDPAKAQGTDEEKWSVFQRVRDEVGERIKRFAETGE
- a CDS encoding N-acetyltransferase; its protein translation is MTISIRKVTNEDWEQVKFIYEAGIATRIATFETQAPSTFEHWISNANLECSLVVHEESTILGWCKLTPVSLRKVYSGVGEISIYIHPNAKGKGIGNLLLQTLINKSEEQGFWTLEAKIFLENEASIHLHKKNGFKVVGIREKIGKRDGVWRDNIFLERRSKVVGVS